A genome region from Nocardia sp. NBC_00565 includes the following:
- a CDS encoding FAD-dependent monooxygenase, with amino-acid sequence MTTQAIVLGCGIAGLASAAALADQVDEVTIIERDQLPDTPAPRDGVPQGRHLHGLLSSGAEAMEALVPGTLDALWSHGANRVALGEALLYGPLGWMCPCRTPRFIVAASRPLTEFVFRSCLQRHRRIRIIEQTLAVGLLGTSGLVTGVRVRHRNSRHVQDLAASLVIDATGRTTRTPRQWLPDLGLPEVESTVVDPGLAYSSFPARMTGDLSTCINLQPDSRSGLPGRGGFVLQIEANQWMFTLSGTRGAHPPRDDVGLKEFALRLRDPLIADLLVDAERTGRIWGYQNTSNRRYHYERVGHWPRGLLVLGDAATAFNPVYGQGMSVAAMAALTLRTALQRRPPHELDYAAVQKQICRTGLLPWWMCTTEDIRYPGATGPKPSLTTRLLQRAADRLRAVAATDPAVACLFYELVSLSVSGRSLISPSAAVALIHGPRKPAQPDRPSAQRATASNRDGSPTL; translated from the coding sequence ATGACAACGCAAGCGATCGTGTTGGGGTGCGGAATCGCGGGCTTGGCGAGTGCCGCGGCTCTTGCCGACCAAGTTGACGAGGTGACGATCATCGAACGCGATCAGCTCCCAGATACCCCGGCGCCGCGGGACGGAGTTCCCCAGGGACGCCATCTGCACGGGTTGTTGTCCAGCGGCGCCGAGGCAATGGAGGCTCTGGTGCCGGGGACACTCGATGCACTGTGGTCACACGGCGCGAATAGGGTTGCGCTGGGCGAGGCCCTCCTGTACGGGCCTCTCGGATGGATGTGCCCATGCCGCACTCCCCGCTTCATCGTCGCTGCCTCCCGGCCGTTGACAGAGTTCGTGTTCCGCAGTTGTCTGCAACGTCATCGCCGGATCCGCATCATCGAACAGACACTAGCGGTCGGTTTGCTCGGCACTTCGGGCCTGGTTACCGGTGTGCGGGTCCGGCACCGAAACAGTCGCCATGTGCAAGACCTAGCGGCCTCCCTGGTCATCGATGCCACAGGACGCACCACCCGCACACCGCGACAATGGCTACCGGACCTCGGTTTGCCCGAGGTGGAGTCGACCGTTGTCGATCCAGGGTTGGCCTATTCGAGTTTCCCGGCCCGTATGACCGGCGACTTGTCCACATGCATCAACTTGCAACCCGATTCGCGCAGCGGTCTGCCGGGTAGGGGCGGATTCGTCCTGCAGATCGAAGCGAACCAATGGATGTTCACGCTGTCGGGTACTCGCGGCGCCCACCCACCGCGCGACGATGTGGGCCTAAAGGAATTTGCCCTTCGCTTGCGCGACCCGCTGATCGCCGACCTGCTGGTCGATGCCGAACGCACAGGCCGTATTTGGGGCTACCAGAACACCTCCAACCGCCGCTATCACTACGAGCGCGTTGGGCACTGGCCCAGGGGCCTTCTCGTATTAGGTGACGCGGCCACTGCTTTCAATCCGGTTTACGGCCAAGGAATGTCGGTGGCCGCCATGGCTGCGCTGACGCTACGCACGGCGCTGCAACGACGCCCGCCGCACGAACTCGACTACGCCGCAGTGCAGAAGCAAATCTGCCGGACCGGCCTCCTTCCCTGGTGGATGTGCACAACCGAGGACATCCGCTATCCCGGGGCGACAGGGCCCAAACCGTCACTGACAACCAGGCTGCTCCAACGCGCCGCAGATCGGCTACGGGCGGTGGCCGCCACAGATCCCGCAGTCGCCTGTCTCTTCTATGAATTGGTGAGCCTTTCGGTGTCCGGGCGCAGCCTCATCTCGCCGTCCGCAGCTGTCGCGCTCATCCACGGACCACGCAAACCCGCACAGCCTGACCGCCCCTCTGCCCAGCGCGCGACTGCCTCGAACAGGGATGGGAGTCCCACGCTATGA
- a CDS encoding acyl-CoA thioesterase — translation MTTTTGRVLVPEIALRTPQPQRPWFTIEHTITAGDTSAVGPVYYARLIDWQGQCRERCGQLGAPIFSSDISGDYAMLTQSCSCEYLGELYFGDLVAIRLTVLWARMHLMKAEFHYHKINTPGQDGGHLVARGEQMWASARRNADGHYEPCPWPRELADCAATFGADISRAQIEDTGLQHAGSQR, via the coding sequence ATGACTACGACCACCGGGCGCGTCCTCGTGCCTGAGATCGCTCTCCGGACACCGCAACCACAACGCCCGTGGTTCACCATCGAACACACCATCACCGCCGGCGATACCAGTGCAGTGGGGCCCGTCTACTACGCCCGTCTCATCGACTGGCAAGGCCAATGCCGGGAACGCTGCGGACAACTCGGCGCTCCGATCTTCAGCAGCGACATCTCCGGTGACTACGCGATGCTCACCCAATCCTGCTCCTGCGAATACCTCGGCGAACTGTACTTCGGCGACCTCGTCGCCATCCGGCTCACCGTGCTCTGGGCCCGAATGCACTTGATGAAAGCCGAATTCCATTACCACAAGATCAACACTCCCGGCCAGGACGGCGGCCACCTCGTCGCCCGCGGCGAACAAATGTGGGCTAGCGCCCGCCGCAACGCCGACGGCCACTACGAACCCTGCCCATGGCCCCGAGAACTCGCGGATTGCGCGGCGACATTCGGCGCCGACATCAGCCGCGCCCAAATCGAAGACACCGGACTGCAACACGCGGGGAGTCAACGATGA
- a CDS encoding SDR family NAD(P)-dependent oxidoreductase: MSSTSSPNTVVVVGMGLAAPGVNGPQDFWRVLREQVNTLHESGDIDVTNWYAADRSVPDKTYVRTTGYLHSFFPHRRLAEERAMGYWAGADRTMLLLRHSLLQAMDTAAVPSQYRCGAYVGAQPGGRALEEAILLATAAGSHRSQVYEQLRARYPHAPEQPADAFPDRMLRMACEDLLPGDSDLLVIDTACSSSLYAIDFGVKALLAGERDVVFCGGANTGSRRDLVLFAKLHGLSANGEIRAFDADAAGVLFSDAAAIVALKLLDRALADGDEILGLLGGFGGSADGEGSVVASSPVGQRLALDRARAVNGTKADAVDWIVAHGTGTRVGDDVELETLIGAAGTAGVLCTSNKPLIGHGAWAAGAINVIHALLAMRHGEIPAERYFTALPAGVPADRVTVPVEPVSWLASGDRNRLAGICAYGFGGTNAHLMVQAPDAGPDLPQSALPNPVGTQEDPMVLVGTSVHLPGAVTGTTIAEWLCAGAGAPARSFGAEYPLPPWPQLRMPPVSARSIDRTQLMALTAVDMFVSEWGEPWDGMRERTGVFTAHTGPTRCMADYTVRVGADELRAALADASGITAADRRRLEDELAALAQRLPAANEWSMTGQLTNIIASMIVNRYRCKGLAMNLDCGRSSTQGALHAAERYLVSGELDFALVIALNGHSTALMAALTGVPAEELAEGAVLLALTRKSVAARNGCPQRAVIRTDAARSGRHTGVPGATGRCYLGADGAIAVLRALDTGHTGPVVLRNLDPGPRVEIETLPHAANTAAPLEHSTSTVHGAGTDSHKPRTPIQDHRAGPPEPCPRPQECLQQQPQPEPRVPLPYRSVVVLRRADTRLGAVCRPALTPTTLILTHRTDLAQQLEPLACATNSRVLCTDPAASATDYISVTNGAGPREAIETTVATMHSGIGHVLIVASARGQQSRWPLAPSPELLSLQECALAAAAALGKRQVLDGSVTALLLDPLRRAMIHPHLTLITGLLRSLAHEISGTVYAVVTDATLGAGLDQLGDEAAAARETTVVHYRQGLRYVEQLCPAPLPGQRRTGPLPWTSSPVIVATGGARGATAVAVTALAERVRPVLWLLGTTPADDVPTDLVNAPDGELTAKRAEFLSHERELDPTATIIALNKRFDALLRAREIRRTLRTLELLCGTDNVHYLVCDLREREQVMHAAEAVYARHRRVDLLIHGAGRIRSAAAIDKSLTDFREIRDIKVAGYHFLKEAFTDPPPALWCNFGSANALLGSAGDTDYVAANEYLCAAAQYGDCTEFTPAWGLWTDTGMVRDIAAQLSREYGLAGISNGQGADLLLSELALPRPLDPVPFYGIPNSRARQPDLVDPLLGAPDAARDGMGTWTWRPHSVRDSYLAEHLIDRRPVVPAVMMLAMAAEAALRLHPGPHVTGFRDFCIDAPLFTDRRTAGCRVTAETVVPGTIRVEVRSDVVAPDGRILVYDYRHCRVDVHLGTLPPPQPAPAAREMPSLPDDPAVRPDVSTQLSGVWCTIHQPTADAAGAQARCLPHPHPNSVFARLPFPALLLDSTLRLFGYPPQPDGSQIMAVPLAADRIDLHTADSDVVLTERYPAGLLLSYDVAQRRAVAATDDDRTVLAVTGLAIHTVDIVPSDIPYEEWHI, from the coding sequence ATGTCGTCAACATCGTCACCGAACACTGTGGTCGTGGTCGGTATGGGCTTGGCCGCTCCGGGAGTCAATGGCCCACAGGACTTCTGGCGAGTGCTACGCGAGCAGGTGAACACACTGCACGAATCCGGCGATATCGACGTGACCAACTGGTACGCCGCCGATCGGTCGGTGCCGGACAAAACTTATGTGCGCACGACGGGATACCTGCATTCGTTCTTCCCGCATCGCCGGCTCGCCGAAGAGCGCGCGATGGGGTACTGGGCCGGGGCCGACCGCACGATGCTACTGCTGCGGCACAGCCTGTTACAGGCGATGGATACCGCCGCTGTGCCCTCGCAATACCGCTGCGGCGCCTATGTCGGCGCACAGCCGGGCGGGCGCGCTCTCGAGGAAGCGATCCTGCTCGCCACCGCAGCAGGCTCGCACCGTTCTCAGGTATACGAGCAGCTGCGCGCACGCTACCCACATGCGCCCGAGCAACCCGCGGACGCCTTTCCGGACCGAATGCTGCGCATGGCGTGCGAGGATCTGCTGCCGGGCGACAGCGATCTGCTCGTGATCGACACCGCCTGCTCATCGTCGTTGTACGCTATCGACTTCGGAGTCAAGGCCCTGCTCGCCGGTGAACGCGACGTCGTGTTCTGCGGTGGTGCCAACACCGGATCGCGACGCGACCTGGTGTTATTCGCGAAACTGCACGGGCTGTCGGCCAATGGCGAGATTCGGGCGTTCGACGCCGACGCCGCTGGGGTGTTGTTCTCCGACGCGGCTGCGATCGTCGCGCTGAAGCTGCTCGACCGCGCGCTCGCCGACGGCGACGAAATCCTGGGTCTACTGGGCGGATTCGGCGGGTCCGCCGACGGTGAGGGCAGCGTAGTGGCGTCCTCACCGGTCGGCCAGCGCCTGGCTCTCGATCGTGCCCGCGCCGTGAATGGCACCAAAGCCGATGCGGTGGACTGGATTGTGGCGCACGGCACCGGAACCAGGGTGGGCGACGATGTGGAATTGGAAACGCTCATCGGTGCCGCCGGAACGGCCGGTGTGCTGTGTACCTCCAACAAGCCACTGATCGGGCACGGCGCGTGGGCGGCCGGCGCGATCAACGTGATCCACGCGTTGCTCGCGATGCGGCACGGCGAGATCCCGGCCGAACGCTACTTCACCGCGCTGCCCGCTGGCGTGCCCGCCGACCGCGTCACGGTGCCCGTGGAGCCGGTGTCGTGGCTGGCCTCCGGGGACCGGAACCGACTGGCTGGAATCTGCGCCTATGGCTTCGGCGGCACAAACGCGCATCTGATGGTGCAGGCGCCGGACGCCGGACCCGACCTACCGCAGTCGGCTTTACCGAATCCCGTTGGCACCCAGGAAGATCCTATGGTGCTGGTGGGCACCTCGGTTCACCTACCCGGTGCCGTGACAGGTACGACGATCGCCGAATGGCTATGCGCCGGCGCGGGCGCGCCGGCGCGGTCGTTCGGCGCTGAGTATCCACTCCCGCCTTGGCCCCAGCTGCGGATGCCGCCGGTCAGCGCACGCAGCATCGACCGGACCCAACTGATGGCACTGACCGCCGTCGACATGTTCGTGAGTGAATGGGGCGAGCCGTGGGACGGAATGCGTGAGCGCACGGGGGTTTTCACCGCTCATACCGGTCCTACTCGCTGTATGGCCGATTACACCGTCCGAGTGGGTGCCGACGAGCTGCGCGCGGCCCTCGCCGACGCTTCGGGCATCACTGCCGCGGACAGACGACGGCTCGAGGACGAACTGGCGGCGCTGGCACAGCGGCTGCCTGCGGCCAATGAGTGGAGCATGACCGGCCAGCTCACCAACATCATCGCCTCGATGATCGTCAACCGATATCGGTGCAAGGGCCTCGCGATGAACCTCGACTGCGGCCGGTCGTCGACCCAGGGCGCACTGCACGCTGCTGAGCGGTACCTGGTATCAGGAGAATTGGACTTCGCGTTGGTGATCGCGCTCAACGGACACAGCACCGCGCTGATGGCAGCGTTGACCGGAGTTCCGGCCGAGGAGCTCGCCGAGGGAGCCGTACTGCTGGCCCTCACCCGCAAGTCGGTCGCCGCCCGCAACGGGTGTCCGCAGCGCGCCGTCATCCGCACCGACGCCGCCCGCTCCGGTCGGCACACCGGCGTACCCGGCGCTACCGGGCGCTGCTACCTCGGCGCCGACGGTGCCATCGCCGTGCTCCGCGCCCTTGACACCGGGCACACCGGTCCAGTCGTGCTGCGCAATCTGGATCCCGGACCACGAGTGGAAATCGAGACACTGCCGCACGCCGCCAATACCGCGGCACCGCTGGAACATTCGACGTCCACAGTGCACGGCGCGGGGACAGATTCCCACAAGCCACGAACTCCGATCCAAGACCACCGCGCCGGGCCGCCCGAACCCTGCCCACGCCCGCAGGAATGCCTACAGCAGCAGCCGCAGCCTGAACCGCGTGTGCCCTTACCGTATCGCTCCGTAGTTGTCCTACGCCGCGCGGATACCCGTCTCGGTGCCGTGTGTCGCCCCGCTCTCACGCCGACGACTCTGATTCTGACTCATCGCACCGACCTCGCGCAGCAGCTGGAACCCCTTGCGTGCGCTACGAATTCACGCGTGTTGTGCACTGATCCGGCGGCTTCGGCCACCGACTATATCAGCGTTACCAACGGTGCCGGTCCGCGAGAAGCTATCGAGACTACGGTGGCAACGATGCACAGCGGCATCGGGCACGTGCTGATCGTGGCGTCGGCTCGCGGCCAGCAATCGAGATGGCCACTGGCACCGTCGCCGGAGTTGCTCAGCCTGCAGGAGTGCGCGCTGGCCGCGGCGGCAGCGCTGGGAAAGCGACAGGTGCTCGACGGCTCAGTGACCGCGCTACTGCTGGATCCGTTGCGCCGGGCAATGATTCACCCGCATCTGACGCTGATCACAGGACTGCTGCGTAGTCTCGCGCACGAAATATCCGGCACCGTCTACGCTGTGGTCACCGATGCCACGTTGGGGGCTGGGCTCGACCAGTTGGGCGATGAGGCAGCCGCCGCACGCGAGACGACGGTCGTACACTACCGCCAGGGGTTGCGCTACGTCGAACAGCTGTGCCCAGCGCCGCTACCCGGCCAGCGCCGCACGGGACCGTTGCCGTGGACCAGCAGCCCGGTCATCGTCGCCACTGGCGGCGCCCGCGGTGCCACCGCCGTTGCCGTAACTGCACTGGCCGAGCGGGTTCGCCCGGTGCTGTGGCTGCTCGGAACGACACCCGCCGACGATGTACCCACCGATCTGGTGAACGCGCCGGATGGCGAGCTCACTGCGAAACGGGCCGAATTTCTCTCACATGAAAGGGAACTCGACCCCACCGCGACGATCATCGCCCTCAACAAGCGATTCGACGCGCTGCTGCGCGCCCGCGAGATTCGCCGCACGCTACGCACGCTCGAGCTGCTGTGCGGCACCGACAACGTCCACTACCTGGTGTGCGATCTGCGTGAACGTGAGCAGGTCATGCACGCGGCCGAAGCTGTTTACGCACGGCACCGCCGAGTAGATCTGCTCATCCACGGTGCCGGACGCATCCGGTCCGCCGCCGCTATCGACAAGTCCCTCACCGACTTCCGGGAGATCCGTGACATCAAGGTGGCGGGCTATCACTTTCTGAAGGAAGCATTCACCGACCCGCCGCCAGCACTGTGGTGCAACTTCGGATCGGCCAACGCCCTGCTGGGATCTGCTGGCGACACCGACTACGTCGCGGCCAACGAATACTTGTGCGCCGCTGCCCAATACGGAGACTGCACCGAGTTCACCCCAGCCTGGGGACTGTGGACCGACACCGGCATGGTCCGTGATATCGCCGCGCAGCTCAGCCGCGAATACGGGCTCGCCGGAATCAGCAACGGTCAGGGCGCCGACCTGCTGTTGTCCGAACTCGCCTTGCCCCGCCCGCTCGATCCGGTCCCGTTCTACGGCATCCCGAATTCCCGGGCTCGCCAACCCGATCTGGTCGATCCGCTGCTCGGAGCCCCGGACGCGGCACGCGACGGCATGGGAACCTGGACGTGGCGCCCCCATTCGGTACGCGATAGCTACCTGGCCGAGCATCTCATCGACCGCCGACCGGTCGTCCCCGCGGTGATGATGCTCGCTATGGCCGCCGAAGCGGCGCTACGCCTACATCCCGGACCACACGTGACCGGCTTCCGTGACTTTTGCATCGACGCTCCGCTCTTCACCGATCGGCGGACGGCAGGATGCCGCGTTACCGCCGAGACCGTTGTACCTGGCACGATCCGGGTCGAGGTGCGGTCCGACGTAGTGGCGCCAGATGGGCGAATCCTGGTGTACGACTACCGGCACTGCCGCGTCGATGTCCACCTTGGCACGCTCCCCCCGCCACAACCGGCGCCAGCGGCGCGCGAAATGCCTTCATTGCCCGACGATCCAGCGGTCAGGCCCGATGTGTCCACCCAGCTTTCCGGGGTCTGGTGCACGATCCACCAGCCGACCGCAGACGCAGCCGGCGCCCAGGCCCGGTGCCTGCCACATCCCCACCCCAACAGCGTTTTCGCGCGGCTGCCGTTTCCAGCACTGCTGCTCGATTCCACACTGCGGCTTTTCGGCTACCCCCCACAGCCCGATGGCAGCCAGATCATGGCCGTCCCGCTTGCCGCCGACCGCATCGACCTCCACACCGCCGACTCCGATGTCGTTCTCACCGAACGATATCCGGCTGGCCTACTCCTGTCCTACGACGTCGCTCAGCGCCGGGCAGTCGCGGCCACCGACGACGACCGCACCGTGCTGGCCGTAACCGGCCTTGCCATCCACACCGTCGACATCGTTCCGTCTGACATCCCCTACGAGGAGTGGCACATATGA
- a CDS encoding acyltransferase domain-containing protein, with protein sequence MNDRVLIQFPGLGSYIPGILAGMVEAAPPLGAVVSEIDRVAAAYGLGPVSQPLTDPAGPDIESLAETPTLLHLASFASSYVLYRALCTRGVAGDVLLGHSTGEITALAAGGALSVSDAARVLCEREVALADIGERGGLVAVHTSAKRAQQLCGAAGGWSLLVSLSNSPGQAVISGSEADLPRLEAVTQAAGVQATRLLVRYPHHNPLLRPAAQQVAAAAATYRIGDPTTRVYSPILGRFVADAADARRIVDRHLTEAVDYLGAIRALYDDFELREFIEVGVRSVLTDRTGESLPPDVTLRSPPANARNAHQILDVLAGVSGPDVLSSAAVPSATDPEPAADSGAVSGGPATDGFASHALPDRDVLLARLRRTFAEALGYPEDVFTDDAHLEADLGIASVKKTELVVRLLDEYQLPTPPAQLRMRDYSTLPKLAGLMETLATQQAV encoded by the coding sequence ATGAATGATCGCGTTCTTATCCAGTTCCCGGGCCTGGGCAGCTACATACCGGGGATTCTCGCGGGTATGGTCGAGGCTGCGCCGCCACTGGGTGCGGTCGTGTCCGAGATCGATCGAGTGGCCGCCGCATATGGACTCGGTCCGGTATCGCAGCCCCTGACCGATCCCGCCGGACCGGATATCGAAAGTCTGGCCGAAACACCGACACTGCTGCATCTGGCGTCGTTCGCGTCGTCGTATGTGCTGTACCGGGCCTTGTGCACCAGGGGTGTCGCGGGTGATGTGCTGCTCGGACACAGCACCGGTGAGATCACCGCTCTAGCTGCCGGTGGAGCGCTGTCGGTATCGGATGCGGCCCGGGTGTTGTGCGAACGGGAGGTCGCGCTCGCGGATATCGGCGAACGTGGCGGCTTGGTCGCTGTGCACACCAGTGCGAAGCGCGCGCAGCAGCTGTGCGGTGCGGCGGGCGGGTGGTCGCTGCTGGTTTCGCTATCTAATTCGCCTGGGCAGGCGGTGATTTCGGGTTCCGAGGCGGATCTGCCTCGGCTAGAGGCGGTAACACAGGCCGCAGGTGTGCAGGCGACCCGGCTACTGGTGCGGTATCCGCATCACAATCCGTTGCTGCGGCCTGCAGCACAGCAAGTCGCAGCGGCGGCCGCCACATATCGGATCGGCGATCCCACCACGCGGGTCTACTCCCCGATTCTCGGTCGTTTCGTCGCCGACGCCGCCGACGCGCGACGCATCGTCGATCGACACCTGACCGAGGCGGTGGACTATCTGGGGGCGATCCGCGCCCTCTACGACGACTTCGAGCTGCGCGAATTCATCGAGGTCGGAGTCCGGTCGGTGCTGACCGACCGGACCGGCGAGAGCCTGCCCCCCGACGTCACTCTGCGGAGCCCGCCCGCGAATGCCCGGAACGCGCATCAGATTCTGGACGTCCTGGCCGGTGTGTCCGGGCCGGATGTTCTGTCGAGCGCTGCGGTACCGTCAGCGACCGATCCTGAACCGGCCGCCGACTCGGGCGCCGTGTCGGGAGGACCGGCCACAGATGGTTTCGCGTCGCACGCGCTGCCGGACCGGGACGTGCTGCTGGCCCGACTGCGCCGGACCTTCGCCGAAGCCCTCGGATATCCCGAGGATGTCTTTACCGACGACGCCCATTTGGAGGCCGACCTGGGCATCGCCTCGGTGAAGAAGACCGAACTTGTGGTGCGCCTGCTCGACGAGTACCAGTTGCCGACGCCCCCGGCCCAGCTGCGCATGCGCGATTACAGCACGTTGCCGAAGCTGGCGGGGCTCATGGAAACGCTCGCCACACAGCAGGCGGTGTGA
- a CDS encoding DUF5988 family protein, which translates to MNVDQNRVHEAVAPEGTFPIVVLTDGPPGLPRIVSVSNESSLSERITIDHHSRHLHFEATGEVEVVDGHVVPVFHWSYTTCIAE; encoded by the coding sequence ATGAATGTTGATCAGAACCGTGTCCACGAAGCAGTAGCTCCGGAAGGCACTTTCCCTATTGTTGTGCTGACGGACGGGCCTCCCGGGCTCCCGCGTATCGTGTCCGTTTCGAACGAGTCCTCGCTGTCCGAGAGGATCACAATAGACCACCACAGTCGCCATCTGCATTTCGAAGCAACCGGCGAAGTCGAGGTCGTCGATGGCCATGTGGTACCGGTTTTCCACTGGTCGTATACGACATGTATCGCGGAGTAG
- a CDS encoding alpha/beta fold hydrolase yields MPTAYKNPRGQHTVRQWCSEALARADFPLANSTVETSVGRIELTSAGTGGPRVVMVPGTGSNAAVALPWLRALSARWETTVLDLPGQPGLSDPHRPHRARLAWYGRVLDEVLAAMEVDGVVLVGNSLGAAVALAADSPRIAGRALVSPAGFIRLTVDPKLALASAVWLLRPTAEHTRRMLRLFVAPGEDPPETEVEWMTLMASCCRTTLAPPPLPAALLARRAERPCVVGVGEYDRFLPPRRLAPALRRTTNLDLRVLPGMGHLTTPDHLDDVVSLVAEVAGPHAS; encoded by the coding sequence ATGCCGACCGCATACAAGAACCCGCGTGGGCAGCACACGGTGCGGCAATGGTGTTCGGAAGCCTTGGCGCGAGCGGACTTCCCACTCGCCAACTCGACTGTGGAAACCAGTGTCGGCCGTATCGAACTCACCTCGGCTGGAACCGGAGGGCCGCGGGTCGTCATGGTGCCCGGGACCGGCTCCAACGCGGCGGTGGCTCTGCCGTGGCTGCGGGCACTGTCGGCCCGCTGGGAGACCACGGTGCTGGATCTGCCCGGTCAGCCCGGACTCAGCGACCCCCATCGGCCGCACCGGGCCCGGCTGGCCTGGTATGGCCGAGTGCTGGACGAGGTCCTGGCCGCCATGGAGGTGGACGGTGTTGTGCTGGTGGGCAATTCGCTGGGTGCCGCGGTGGCCCTGGCCGCCGACTCGCCCCGGATCGCAGGGCGGGCGCTGGTCTCACCCGCCGGTTTCATCCGGCTGACGGTGGACCCGAAACTGGCGCTGGCTTCGGCCGTTTGGCTGCTGCGTCCCACCGCCGAACACACCCGCCGGATGCTCAGGTTGTTCGTCGCCCCCGGCGAGGACCCACCCGAGACCGAGGTGGAATGGATGACTCTCATGGCCAGCTGTTGCCGCACCACCCTGGCCCCGCCGCCGCTGCCCGCCGCGCTATTGGCCCGCCGCGCCGAGCGCCCCTGTGTAGTCGGGGTCGGAGAATACGACCGGTTCCTGCCACCCCGGCGACTGGCACCGGCACTGCGCCGGACCACGAACCTCGACCTTCGGGTCTTGCCCGGCATGGGTCACCTGACCACCCCGGACCACCTCGACGATGTGGTGTCGCTGGTGGCGGAGGTTGCCGGACCGCACGCCAGCTGA
- a CDS encoding recombinase family protein: protein MAAQASVEGRFLGGRPPYGYRLADAGPHPNPAKAADGKRLHRLETDPVTAPVVQRIFAEYLGGRGIFAIAEALTRDDIASPSAYDPGRNRHRSGVAWSKGAIRVILSNPRYTGRQVWNRQRKDEILIDVGDVALGHETRMRWNDRDQWVFSDHMVHDPIIDTDTFERAQQVLAAKGAGRGTRERHRTHHTYMFRGRLRCGLCERRMQGQPSRAMLLYRCRYPNEYGLANKVVHPRNVYLAERDLLGPLDDWLGTCFAPHRVAETIDTLYQAQPDHDLDPSAAAVSQGSRIVTGSWRDTGRPWRPVPTRIWWRSGWPRSRPAVPKPCPVHVRPRGNGE from the coding sequence ATGGCCGCCCAAGCCAGTGTCGAGGGCCGCTTCCTCGGTGGGCGGCCTCCCTATGGGTACCGGTTGGCCGATGCCGGGCCGCATCCGAATCCGGCGAAGGCCGCTGACGGGAAGCGTTTGCATCGATTGGAAACCGATCCGGTCACCGCACCGGTCGTGCAACGGATCTTCGCCGAATATCTCGGCGGCCGAGGGATTTTCGCGATCGCGGAGGCACTGACCCGCGACGATATCGCGTCGCCGTCGGCCTACGATCCCGGACGAAACCGGCACCGTTCCGGGGTGGCGTGGTCCAAGGGTGCGATTCGGGTGATCCTGTCCAACCCCCGCTACACCGGGCGGCAGGTGTGGAACAGACAACGCAAAGACGAAATCCTCATCGATGTCGGTGATGTCGCTTTGGGGCATGAGACCCGGATGCGGTGGAACGACCGTGACCAGTGGGTTTTCTCCGATCACATGGTGCACGACCCGATCATCGACACCGATACATTCGAACGTGCCCAGCAGGTCCTGGCCGCGAAGGGGGCGGGCCGGGGGACGCGGGAACGGCACCGAACCCATCACACCTATATGTTTCGTGGTCGGTTGCGGTGTGGGCTGTGTGAGCGGCGGATGCAGGGCCAGCCAAGCCGGGCAATGCTGCTCTATCGATGCCGGTATCCCAACGAGTACGGCCTGGCGAACAAAGTCGTCCATCCCCGCAATGTGTATCTGGCCGAACGGGATCTACTCGGCCCGCTCGACGATTGGCTGGGCACATGCTTTGCCCCGCACCGGGTTGCCGAGACCATCGATACCCTCTACCAGGCCCAACCCGACCATGACCTCGACCCGTCGGCGGCGGCCGTCTCACAGGGATCGAGGATTGTGACCGGATCCTGGCGCGACACCGGGCGGCCTTGGAGGCCGGTGCCGACCCGCATCTGGTGGCGCAGTGGATGGCCGAGGTCCAGGCCCGCCGTGCCGAAGCCCTGTCCCGTTCACGTCCGACCGCGAGGCAACGGCGAATGA
- a CDS encoding winged helix-turn-helix transcriptional regulator — translation MGVKRSGPYFCGIDAAMDVVGGKWKSLILWELENHGVRRFGELRRGLPGVSEKMLIQQLRELEEDGIVDREIYREVPPKVEYRLTESGRALNAALAPLGAWGSDRIERIGAGRVHLSA, via the coding sequence ATGGGCGTGAAGAGATCCGGACCATACTTCTGCGGTATCGACGCGGCGATGGACGTGGTCGGCGGCAAATGGAAGTCGCTGATCCTCTGGGAACTGGAGAACCATGGCGTGCGCCGCTTCGGTGAACTGCGCCGCGGCTTGCCCGGTGTATCGGAGAAGATGCTTATCCAACAGCTGCGTGAGCTGGAGGAGGACGGGATCGTGGATCGCGAGATCTACCGCGAGGTGCCCCCGAAGGTCGAGTACCGGTTGACCGAATCGGGCCGGGCACTCAATGCCGCGCTGGCACCGCTGGGTGCGTGGGGCAGCGACCGAATCGAACGCATCGGCGCGGGCAGAGTGCACCTGTCGGCCTGA